The following proteins come from a genomic window of Oncorhynchus gorbuscha isolate QuinsamMale2020 ecotype Even-year unplaced genomic scaffold, OgorEven_v1.0 Un_scaffold_960, whole genome shotgun sequence:
- the LOC124020863 gene encoding clarin-2-like, which produces MPSLWKRLTFSFATLLCVLSATLLLVALATERWVSGRILCGTGAELVSANCSELDKFTGHISYGLFQGQKTRRCGLGNRSAKIYIFPTLVQTLNTGLHVMVIVFLLVAVGFTLLSLSFSIYNTRKVPYQSIKGPTGLYIWNTIAGVFGS; this is translated from the exons ATGCCGTCGCTGTGGAAACGGTTGACCTTTTCCTTTGCCACACTGCTCTGCGTGCTCTCTGCCACTCTGCTGCTGGTTGCCCTGGCGACCGAGCGCTGGGTCAGCGGGAGGATCCTGTGTGGTACCGGGGCAGAGCTGGTTAGCGCCAACTGTTCTGAGCTGGACAAGTTCACCGGACACATCTCCTACGGGCTGTTCCAGGGTCAGAAGACGAGGAGGTGTGGACTGGGAAACCGCAGCGCCAAGATATACA tcttCCCTACTCTGGTACAGACCCTGAACACAGGTCTCCATGTGATGGTGATAGTCTTCCTGTTGGTTGCCGTGGGGTTTACTCTGCTCAGCCTCTCATTCTCTATCTACAACACACGCAAG gttCCCTACCAGAGCATTAAAGGCCCCACTGGACTCTACATCTGGAACACCatagcag